In Vanacampus margaritifer isolate UIUO_Vmar chromosome 18, RoL_Vmar_1.0, whole genome shotgun sequence, a genomic segment contains:
- the LOC144038803 gene encoding uncharacterized protein LOC144038803, with the protein MAPVWLVVVLAHAVLMDIGLCFPPEPAESDVGFQKGAHNDVSLKGVYQLLKSLDFALMQQDPDLLVTEEVEVELDSVLSLDVPSRNMSLDGPSRNMSLDGPSRNMSLDGPSRNMSLDGPSRNMSLDGPSRNMSLDGPSRNMSLDGPSRNMSLDGPSLYGQIAMLRQLMDWFSRMEERDERRSLVECWNAAPGLRLWRGVEAADPRCGSSPGLKGRGRGVTLSDHVSSDDQEKFMGPDVG; encoded by the exons ATGGCTCCTGTTTGGCTTGTTGTTGTGCTGGCACATGCTGTTTTAATGGACATAG GCCTTTGTTTTCCACCTGAACCAGCTGAATCTGATGTAGGCTTTCAAAAAG gTGCACATAACGATGTTTCACTTAAGGGGGTTTATCAACTCCTCAAGTCTTTGGACTTTGCGTTGATGCAGCAAG ACCCAGACCTATTGGTCACTGAAGAAGTGGAAGTGGAACTTGATTCTGTGCTGAGCCTGGACgtgcccagccgcaacatgagcctggacgggcccagccgcaacatgagcctggacgggcccagccgcaacatgagcctggacgggcccagccgcaacatgagcctggacgggcccagccgcaacatgagcctggacgggcccagccgcaacatgagcctggacgggcccagccgcaacatgagcctggacgggcccagccgcaacatgagcctggacgggcccagcc tatatggtcagattgcaatgctAAGGCAACTTATGGACTGGTTCAGTCGCATGGAAGAGAGAGACGAGCGTCGATCCTTggttgaatgctggaatgctgcaccagGTCTCCGGTTGTGGCGCGGTGTGGAAGCCGCG GACCCGCGTTGTGGCtcaagtccggggctcaaagGAAGAGGCCGCGGTGTCACCCTCAGCGACCACGTTTCTAGTGatgatcaggaaaagttcatggggccagacGTGGGGTGA
- the LOC144038544 gene encoding uncharacterized protein LOC144038544, producing MRLVLSTVTEAMAPVWVLVVLAHAVLMDIGLCFPPGPAESDAGLQKDPDLLVTEEVELDAVLSLDVPVRNMSLDVPVRNMSLDVPVRNMSLDVPVRNMSLDVPVRNMSLDVPVRNMSLDVPVRNMSLDVPVRNMSLDVPVRNMSLDVPVRNMSLDVPVRNMSLDVPVRNMSLDVPVRNMSLDVPVRNMSLDVPVRNMSLDVPVRNMSLDVPVRNMSLDVPVRNMSLDVPVRNMSLDVPVRNMSLDVPVRNMSLDVPVRNMSLDVPVRNMSLDVPVRNMSLDVPVRNMSLDVPSDYQNDAFSHGLQDDDMMGFQKD from the exons ATGCGGTTAGTCCTTTCAACTGTCACTGAAGCGATGGCTCCTGTTTGGGTCCTTGTTGTGCTGGCACATGCTGTTTTAATGGACATAG GCCTTTGTTTTCCACCTGGACCAGCTGAATCTGATGCAGGCCTTCAAAAAG ACCCAGACCTATTGGTCACTGAAGAAGTGGAACTTGATGCTGTGCTTAGCCTGGACGTGCCcgtccgcaacatgagcctggacgtgcccgtccgcaacatgagcctggacgtgcccgtccgcaacatgagcctggacgtgcccgtccgcaacatgagcctggacgtgcccgtccgcaacatgagcctggacgtgcccgtccgcaacatgagcctggacgtgcccgtccgcaacatgagcctggacgtgcccgtccgcaacatgagcctggacgtgcccgtccgcaacatgagcctggacgtgcccgtccgcaacatgagcctggacgtgcccgtccgcaacatgagcctggacgtgcccgtccgcaacatgagcctggacgtgcccgtccgcaacatgagcctggacgtgcccgtccgcaacatgagcctggacgtgcccgtccgcaacatgagcctggacgtgcccgtccgcaacatgagcctggacgtgcccgtccgcaacatgagcctggacgtgcccgtccgcaacatgagcctggacgtgcccgtccgcaacatgagcctggacgtgcccgtccgcaacatgagcctggacgtgcccgtccgcaacatgagcctggacgtgcccgtccgcaacatgagcctggacgtgcccgtccgcaacatgagcctggacgtgcccgtccgcaacatgagcctggacgtgcccgtccgcaacatgagcctggacgtgcCCAGTGACTACCAGAATGATGCCTTCAGCCACGGCCTCCAGGACGATGATATGATGGGTTTCCAGAAAGATTGA
- the LOC144038470 gene encoding uncharacterized protein LOC144038470, protein MAAVLPVVLLVHASMMNTGLCFPLPGTEHDESNSGLTVNLDEFPQDASLGEVFHLLQALNLMLKMHTNEGHYYDDSLRNDHHNTNMSEDLHSDDFRNDTQSTNVGNADLRNDQNANMSEDYQNDSTHDDQSSNMSHNLQSGMSDNMSHDLQSGMSDNMSHDLQSGMSDNMSHDLQSGMSDNMSHDLQSGMSDNMSHDLQSGMSDNMSHDLQSGMSDNMSHDLQSGMSDNMSHDQHGGGMTDNMSHDQHGGGMTDNMSHDQHGGGMTKRHQSESLPPSSSYLKEKMDMDSPDDMSVMNV, encoded by the exons ATGGCTGCTGTTTTGCCCGTTGTTCTGCTGGTGCATGCATCCATGATGAACACAG GGCTTTGTTTTCCTCTTCCTGGCACTGAACACGATGAATCCAATTCTGGGTTAACGGTTAATCTAG ATGAATTTCCCCAAGATGCTTCACTTGGGGAGGTATTTCACCTTCTCCAGGCTTTGAATTTGATGTTGAAGATGCATACTAACGAAG gtcacTACTATGATGACTCCTTAAGAAATGACCATCACAATACCAACATGAGTGAGGACCTCCATAGCGACGATTTCAGAAATGACACTCAGAGCACCAACGTGGGTAACGCTGACCTCAGAAATGACCAGAATGCCAACATGAGCGAGGACTACCAGAACGACTCCACCCATGATGATCAGAGCTCCAACATGAGCCACAACCTCCAAAGTGGCATGAGTGACAACATGAGCCACGACCTCCAAAGTGGCATGAGTGACAACATGAGCCACGACCTCCAAAGTGGCATGAGTGACAACATGAGCCACGACCTCCAAAGTGGCATGAGTGACAACATGAGCCACGACCTCCAAAGTGGCATGAGTGACAACATGAGCCACGACCTCCAAAGTGGCATGAGTGACAACATGAGCCACGACCTCCAAAGTGGCATGAGTGACAACATGAGCCACGACCTCCAAAGTGGCATGAGTGACAACATGAGCCACGACCAGCACGGCGGCGGCATGACTGACAACATGAGCCACGACCAGCACGGCGGCGGCATGACTGACAACATGAGCCACGACCAGCACGGTGGCGGCATGACAAAGAGGCACCAGAGTGAATCTTTACCCCCAAGCAGCAGCTACCTGAAAGAAAAAATGGATATGGACTCGCCGGACGACATGTCTGTTATGAATGTTTGA